From one Pseudomonas sp. S35 genomic stretch:
- a CDS encoding uroporphyrinogen-III synthase: protein MTDWRVLLTRPAQESSALAAALHEAGIFSSSLPLLDIEPLPVTPEQRAVFGDLGRYCAVIVVSKPAARLALQQRARHPTPQMPWFSVGAATAQVLADHGLNVHYPETGDDSEALLQLPALREAIARPDARVLILRGEGGRELLAERLREQGASVDYLELYRRFMPAYDAGVLAQRIQLERLNGLVVSSGQGFLHLQALAGPDWPQVAQLPLFVPSPRVAEMARAAGAEKVVDCRGASAAALLVALRSHAVPTL from the coding sequence GTGACCGATTGGCGAGTGCTGCTGACACGGCCTGCGCAGGAATCGTCGGCCCTGGCAGCGGCGTTGCACGAAGCCGGTATCTTCAGCAGCAGCTTGCCTTTGCTGGACATTGAGCCGTTACCCGTTACCCCTGAACAACGGGCCGTCTTCGGCGATCTTGGCCGCTACTGCGCGGTGATCGTGGTGAGCAAGCCCGCTGCGCGCCTTGCCCTGCAACAGCGGGCTCGGCATCCCACGCCGCAAATGCCCTGGTTCAGCGTCGGCGCGGCGACTGCGCAGGTACTGGCCGATCACGGCCTTAACGTTCACTATCCCGAAACCGGCGACGACAGCGAGGCGTTGCTTCAATTGCCTGCGTTGCGCGAGGCTATCGCACGGCCGGATGCGCGGGTGTTGATCCTGCGTGGCGAGGGTGGTCGTGAGCTGCTGGCGGAGCGTTTGCGCGAGCAAGGTGCTAGTGTCGACTATCTGGAGTTGTACCGTCGGTTCATGCCGGCCTACGACGCCGGCGTGCTGGCGCAACGCATCCAGTTGGAACGCTTGAACGGCCTGGTGGTCAGCAGTGGGCAGGGTTTTTTGCACCTGCAAGCCTTGGCCGGTCCCGATTGGCCGCAGGTGGCACAGCTGCCGTTGTTCGTGCCCAGCCCACGAGTCGCCGAGATGGCACGGGCTGCTGGCGCAGAAAAAGTTGTGGATTGTCGCGGCGCGAGTGCCGCGGCTTTGTTAGTGGCGTTACGGAGTCATGCCGTTCCCACTCTCTGA
- the hemC gene encoding hydroxymethylbilane synthase has protein sequence MSSREIRIATRKSALALWQAEYVKARLEQAHPGLKVSLVPMVSRGDKLLDSPLSKIGGKGLFVKELETALLENEADIAVHSMKDVPMDFPEGLGLFCICEREDPRDAFVSNTYTSLDELPQGSIVGTSSLRRQAQLLSRRPDLQIRFLRGNVNTRLAKLDAGEYDAIILAAAGLIRLGFEDRITSAISVEDSLPAGGQGAVGIECRTADAEIHALLKPLDHHDTEVRVTAERALNKHLNGGCQVPIACYAVLEGENLWLRGLVGDPDGGTLLTAEVRGPQRDATALGIQVAEELLGKGAGAILQKVYGEAGPQ, from the coding sequence ATGTCCTCTCGCGAAATCCGCATCGCCACCCGTAAAAGTGCCCTGGCCTTATGGCAGGCCGAATACGTCAAAGCACGCCTTGAGCAGGCCCATCCTGGCCTCAAGGTGTCCCTGGTGCCCATGGTCAGTCGCGGCGACAAGCTGCTCGACTCGCCACTGTCGAAGATTGGTGGCAAGGGCCTGTTCGTCAAGGAGCTGGAGACCGCGCTGCTGGAAAACGAAGCCGACATCGCCGTGCATTCGATGAAAGACGTGCCCATGGACTTCCCTGAAGGCCTGGGCCTTTTTTGCATCTGCGAGCGTGAAGACCCGCGTGATGCTTTCGTTTCCAACACCTATACTTCCCTGGATGAGCTGCCGCAAGGCAGCATTGTCGGCACGTCCAGCCTGCGTCGACAGGCGCAGTTGTTGAGCCGTCGCCCGGACCTGCAGATTCGCTTTCTGCGCGGCAACGTCAACACTCGCCTGGCCAAGCTGGACGCCGGGGAGTATGACGCGATCATCCTCGCGGCTGCCGGGTTGATCCGCCTGGGCTTCGAAGACCGCATCACCTCGGCCATCAGCGTCGAAGACAGCTTGCCTGCTGGCGGGCAGGGCGCGGTGGGCATCGAGTGCCGCACCGCGGATGCTGAAATCCATGCACTGCTCAAACCGCTTGATCACCACGACACTGAAGTGCGCGTGACGGCCGAGCGTGCCCTGAACAAACACCTCAACGGTGGCTGCCAAGTGCCCATCGCCTGCTACGCCGTGCTCGAAGGTGAAAACCTGTGGCTGCGCGGCTTGGTCGGCGACCCGGACGGTGGCACCTTGCTGACGGCCGAAGTGCGCGGGCCACAGCGCGACGCCACGGCCTTGGGGATCCAGGTCGCCGAAGAGTTGTTGGGTAAAGGCGCTGGCGCCATCCTGCAAAAAGTCTACGGCGAGGCCGGCCCGCAGTGA
- a CDS encoding LytTR family DNA-binding domain-containing protein, with amino-acid sequence MNVLIVDDEPQARERLSRLVSELEGYTVLEPSASNGEEALTLIDSLKPDVVLLDIRMPGLDGLQVAARLSERESPPAVVLCAAQEEFAAQTLEASDVSFVVKPVTAEALLKALKKAERPSRSQLAALTQPAAQSGNGPRSHISARTRKGIELIPLSQVVYFIADHKYVTLRHEAGEVLLDEPLKALEDEFGDRFVRIHRNALVARERIERLQRTPLGHFQLFLKGLNGDALIVSRRHVAGVRKMMQQL; translated from the coding sequence ATGAATGTCCTGATCGTTGATGACGAACCCCAAGCCCGCGAGCGACTGAGCCGTTTGGTCAGTGAGCTCGAGGGTTATACAGTCCTTGAACCGAGCGCCAGCAACGGCGAGGAGGCGTTGACGCTGATCGACAGCCTCAAGCCCGATGTGGTGTTGCTCGATATCCGTATGCCGGGCCTCGATGGCCTGCAAGTTGCCGCTCGCCTGAGTGAGCGCGAATCGCCACCTGCGGTGGTGTTATGCGCCGCTCAAGAAGAGTTCGCAGCGCAGACGCTGGAAGCCAGTGACGTGAGTTTCGTGGTTAAGCCCGTGACTGCTGAAGCCCTGCTCAAGGCCTTGAAAAAGGCTGAACGTCCCAGTCGCAGCCAACTCGCCGCCTTGACCCAGCCAGCGGCCCAGAGTGGTAACGGGCCGCGCAGCCATATCAGCGCACGCACCCGCAAAGGCATCGAGCTGATCCCGCTGAGCCAGGTGGTCTATTTTATTGCCGATCACAAGTATGTGACCCTGCGGCACGAGGCCGGTGAAGTGTTGCTCGATGAGCCGCTCAAGGCCTTGGAAGACGAGTTTGGTGACCGCTTCGTACGTATCCACCGCAATGCACTGGTGGCCCGCGAGCGTATCGAACGCCTGCAACGTACACCTCTGGGGCACTTTCAGTTGTTCCTCAAGGGGCTCAATGGCGATGCCTTGATCGTCAGCCGGCGCCATGTCGCCGGCGTTCGCAAGATGATGCAGCAGCTTTAG
- the argH gene encoding argininosuccinate lyase, whose product MSTDKTNQSWGGRFSEPVDAFVARFTASVTFDQRLYRHDIMGSIAHATMLAKVGVLTDAERDSIIDGLTTIRGEIEAGTFDWRVDLEDVHMNIEARLTDRIGVTGKKLHTGRSRNDQVATDIRLWLRDEIDLILSEITRLQKGLLEQAERESDTIMPGFTHLQTAQPVTFGHHLLAWFEMLSRDYERLVDCRKRANRMPLGSAALAGTTYPIDREYTAQLLGFDAVGGNSLDGVSDRDFAIEFCAAASIAMMHLSRFSEELVLWTSAQFQFIDLPDRFCTGSSIMPQKKNPDVPELVRGKSGRVFGALMGLLTLMKGQPLAYNKDNQEDKEPLFDAADTLRDSLRAFADMIPAIKPKHAIMREAALRGFSTATDLADYLVRRGLPFRDCHEIVGHAVKYGVETGKDLAEMSLEELRQFSDQIEQDVFAVLTLEGSVNARNHIGGTAPAQVKAAVVRGQALLAIR is encoded by the coding sequence ATGAGCACCGACAAGACCAACCAGTCCTGGGGCGGCCGCTTCAGTGAACCCGTCGACGCCTTCGTCGCCCGTTTCACCGCCTCCGTCACCTTCGACCAGCGCCTGTACCGCCACGACATCATGGGCTCCATCGCCCACGCCACCATGCTGGCGAAAGTCGGCGTGCTGACCGATGCCGAGCGCGACAGCATCATCGACGGCCTGACCACCATCCGCGGTGAGATCGAAGCCGGTACGTTCGACTGGCGCGTCGACCTGGAAGACGTGCACATGAATATCGAGGCCCGCCTCACCGACCGTATCGGTGTGACTGGCAAGAAACTGCACACCGGCCGTAGCCGTAACGACCAGGTGGCCACCGATATCCGCCTGTGGCTGCGCGATGAAATCGACCTGATCCTGTCCGAAATCACTCGCCTGCAAAAAGGCCTGCTGGAGCAGGCAGAGCGCGAGTCGGACACCATCATGCCCGGCTTCACTCACTTGCAGACCGCCCAGCCCGTGACCTTCGGCCACCACCTGCTGGCTTGGTTCGAAATGCTCAGCCGCGACTACGAACGCCTGGTCGATTGCCGCAAGCGCGCCAACCGCATGCCGCTCGGCAGCGCCGCACTGGCCGGCACCACGTACCCGATCGACCGCGAGTACACCGCGCAATTGCTGGGCTTCGATGCCGTCGGCGGCAACTCGCTGGACGGCGTATCCGACCGCGACTTCGCCATCGAATTCTGCGCCGCCGCCAGCATTGCGATGATGCACTTGTCGCGCTTCTCCGAAGAGCTGGTGCTGTGGACCAGCGCGCAATTCCAGTTCATTGACCTGCCAGACCGCTTCTGCACCGGCAGCTCGATCATGCCGCAAAAGAAAAACCCCGACGTGCCGGAGTTGGTACGTGGCAAGAGCGGCCGGGTATTCGGCGCGCTGATGGGCCTGCTGACCCTGATGAAAGGCCAGCCGCTGGCCTACAACAAGGACAACCAGGAAGACAAGGAACCGCTGTTCGACGCCGCCGATACCCTGCGCGACTCGCTGCGTGCGTTTGCCGACATGATCCCGGCGATCAAGCCAAAACACGCGATCATGCGTGAAGCGGCCTTGCGCGGTTTCTCCACCGCGACGGACCTGGCGGACTACTTGGTACGCCGTGGCCTGCCGTTCCGTGACTGCCACGAAATCGTCGGCCACGCGGTGAAATACGGCGTAGAGACCGGCAAGGACCTGGCGGAAATGAGCCTGGAAGAACTGCGCCAGTTCAGCGACCAGATCGAGCAGGACGTGTTTGCCGTGCTCACCTTGGAAGGCTCGGTGAATGCGCGTAACCACATCGGCGGTACTGCGCCGGCGCAGGTGAAGGCCGCCGTCGTGCGCGGCCAGGCTTTACTGGCTATCCGCTGA